Proteins from a single region of Dyadobacter fanqingshengii:
- a CDS encoding DUF1553 domain-containing protein, whose protein sequence is MLAKLICILFSIVMLSCAPDLPEDVQLAYEELPERLDYNQHVKPVLSDKCFACHGPDKAKQKAGLRLDIQEAAYSDLPENKGKVAIDPGDLENSEVVRRILSGDPEYRMPTPSSHLSLNAKEKAILVKWIEDGAAYKPHWAFVKPDKTEVPEVENEDWVKNPIDHFILAKLEAEKLKPSGEADKELLLRRLSFDLTGLPPTIAEIDAFLSDRSANAYEKQVDRLLKSPHYGEKMAVDWLDLARFADSHGYTVDRLRDMSPYRDWVIGAFNQNFPYDKFLHWQLAGDLMPKPTKDMLIATAFNRNHQQNMEGGIIEEEFQTEYVVDRTNTFGDAMLGLSVGCAKCHDHKYDPISQKNYYELFSFFNNVKEAGQISWDDALPAPTLMLPTNEQEKMLRFLKSRELEQQKIVEQNRKVDNAGFENWLGSDGFKKLAHEKIPKAGLQAHFSFDKNTLSSQILTNDVNPKQAGIMKRESGMTGDKPVFASHGQGYAMRFDGDVFLDLNQVGVFRRSEPFSIGIWLNVPEGMKEGVILHKSQAERLYNFRGYHLYLKNNKLELNMAHTAPSNAITKVSKSSVPREKWIQLTITYDGSSKAAGFKLFLDGAEMAMETETDQLTKDILFKSKVQPGLQIGAWWRGNGFKNGLADDIVVYNRVLTPFETGILAGRLDWKSIASLDKGAMPDKQLNVLKDYYLAAVSQSVNNAESELRNIRTTLADSTENIRELMVMQEMPKRKKAHVLLRGNYDAFGEEVFPNTPKSILVFPENLPKNRYGLAQWLTSKDNPLTARVAVNRFWQNFFGTGLVKTTEDFGNQGEMPSHLELLDWLAIGFQESGWNVKQLNKLIVMSATYRQRSDASREVREKDPENRLLSHSPANRLTAEMIRDNALAASGLINKKIGGRSVKPYQPDGLWEINNTTYQRDSGEAVYRRSLYIITKRSVPNPTLATFDATSRSFCVVRRQKTNTPLQALVTLNDPTFNEAVKVMGQQMAASKNANDAIVTAYRKLTGRKPSKQEVALMAELQKKQLEKFKSDPKKVVGWLAEGQYVIDKKADLAQIAANAVVASTILNSDASLTKR, encoded by the coding sequence ATGCTTGCAAAGCTAATATGTATCCTTTTCAGCATCGTAATGCTTTCCTGCGCACCCGATCTGCCCGAGGATGTGCAGCTTGCGTACGAGGAACTGCCTGAAAGACTGGACTATAACCAGCACGTAAAACCGGTGTTATCCGACAAATGTTTTGCTTGTCACGGACCGGATAAGGCAAAGCAAAAGGCAGGATTGAGGCTGGACATTCAGGAAGCTGCATATAGTGATCTTCCCGAAAATAAAGGAAAAGTCGCCATTGATCCGGGCGATCTTGAAAACAGCGAAGTTGTCCGCCGCATCCTCTCGGGCGATCCCGAATATAGGATGCCGACGCCTTCGTCGCATTTAAGTCTGAATGCCAAAGAGAAAGCAATTTTGGTAAAATGGATCGAAGACGGCGCAGCATATAAGCCGCATTGGGCATTTGTGAAACCTGATAAAACCGAAGTTCCGGAAGTGGAAAATGAGGATTGGGTCAAAAATCCAATCGACCATTTTATCCTGGCAAAACTGGAAGCAGAAAAACTCAAACCTTCGGGCGAAGCCGATAAAGAACTGTTACTCCGCAGGTTATCTTTTGATTTGACCGGGTTACCTCCTACAATTGCAGAAATTGATGCCTTTTTGAGTGATAGGTCAGCCAATGCTTACGAAAAACAGGTTGACCGGCTCCTGAAATCGCCGCATTATGGTGAGAAAATGGCGGTCGATTGGCTCGACTTAGCGCGTTTTGCGGATTCGCATGGTTACACCGTCGATCGTCTGCGCGACATGTCGCCTTACCGCGATTGGGTGATCGGCGCATTCAATCAGAACTTTCCTTATGACAAATTCCTGCACTGGCAGCTTGCTGGCGACCTTATGCCCAAACCGACAAAGGATATGCTGATCGCAACGGCTTTTAACCGCAACCATCAGCAAAATATGGAAGGTGGGATTATTGAAGAAGAATTCCAAACTGAATACGTGGTGGACAGGACGAACACATTTGGCGACGCAATGCTCGGATTGTCAGTAGGCTGTGCCAAATGTCATGATCACAAATACGACCCGATTTCTCAAAAAAACTATTACGAGCTTTTCAGTTTTTTCAATAATGTAAAAGAAGCCGGCCAGATTTCCTGGGATGATGCGCTTCCCGCGCCGACATTGATGTTACCGACCAATGAGCAGGAGAAAATGCTCCGATTCCTGAAATCGCGGGAGTTGGAACAACAAAAAATAGTTGAACAAAACCGAAAGGTTGATAATGCCGGCTTTGAGAACTGGTTAGGCAGTGACGGTTTCAAAAAGTTGGCACATGAAAAAATCCCAAAGGCTGGCCTGCAAGCGCATTTTTCGTTTGATAAAAATACATTATCCAGTCAAATTTTGACGAATGATGTGAATCCGAAGCAGGCCGGAATCATGAAACGTGAATCGGGCATGACTGGCGATAAGCCCGTTTTCGCGAGCCATGGGCAAGGCTATGCGATGCGTTTTGATGGAGATGTATTTTTAGATCTGAATCAGGTTGGTGTTTTCAGGAGATCGGAACCTTTCAGCATTGGAATCTGGTTGAATGTGCCTGAGGGCATGAAGGAAGGTGTGATTTTGCATAAGAGCCAGGCGGAGCGGCTTTATAACTTCCGCGGCTATCATCTTTATCTGAAAAACAACAAATTGGAGCTGAATATGGCGCACACCGCGCCGTCGAATGCGATTACGAAAGTTTCGAAATCGTCAGTGCCCAGAGAAAAATGGATCCAGTTAACGATCACATATGACGGATCCTCGAAAGCAGCTGGCTTCAAGTTATTTCTTGACGGTGCGGAAATGGCGATGGAGACTGAGACGGATCAGTTGACAAAGGATATTTTATTTAAATCCAAAGTGCAACCGGGACTGCAAATAGGAGCCTGGTGGCGTGGAAACGGCTTTAAAAATGGATTGGCGGATGACATTGTCGTGTATAACCGCGTTTTGACGCCATTTGAAACAGGAATTCTGGCTGGCAGACTTGACTGGAAATCGATTGCATCTTTGGACAAAGGCGCAATGCCGGACAAGCAGCTTAACGTGCTGAAAGATTACTATTTAGCAGCGGTTTCGCAGTCGGTTAACAATGCGGAAAGCGAATTGCGCAATATCCGGACAACATTAGCTGATTCTACAGAAAACATCCGGGAACTAATGGTTATGCAGGAAATGCCGAAACGGAAGAAAGCGCACGTTTTACTCCGCGGAAATTATGATGCTTTCGGGGAAGAGGTTTTTCCAAATACACCGAAATCAATATTGGTATTTCCTGAAAATTTACCCAAAAACAGATACGGCCTGGCGCAGTGGCTGACGAGTAAGGATAATCCGCTGACGGCGCGGGTTGCAGTGAACCGGTTCTGGCAGAATTTCTTCGGCACCGGACTTGTAAAAACCACAGAAGACTTTGGTAATCAGGGTGAAATGCCAAGCCATCTGGAATTACTGGACTGGCTGGCAATCGGGTTTCAGGAATCGGGCTGGAATGTGAAACAATTGAATAAGCTCATCGTGATGTCGGCCACTTACCGGCAGCGATCGGATGCATCCAGAGAAGTCCGTGAAAAAGATCCGGAAAACCGGTTGCTTTCACACAGTCCGGCTAACAGGCTTACGGCCGAAATGATTCGGGACAATGCATTGGCCGCGAGCGGTTTGATTAACAAGAAAATAGGCGGCCGGAGCGTGAAACCTTACCAGCCTGATGGACTTTGGGAAATTAATAATACAACTTATCAGCGTGATTCAGGGGAAGCAGTTTACAGGCGAAGTCTTTATATAATCACAAAACGGTCCGTCCCCAATCCGACGCTCGCGACATTTGACGCCACTTCCCGGAGTTTTTGCGTGGTAAGGCGGCAAAAAACCAATACGCCGCTGCAAGCGCTGGTAACATTAAATGATCCAACATTCAATGAAGCAGTGAAAGTGATGGGCCAGCAGATGGCTGCCAGTAAGAACGCAAATGATGCCATAGTAACGGCTTATCGCAAGTTAACAGGCAGAAAACCCTCCAAACAGGAAGTGGCTTTGATGGCAGAATTACAGAAAAAGCAGTTGGAAAAATTCAAAAGCGATCCAAAAAAAGTGGTGGGCTGGCTTGCCGAAGGACAATATGTTATTGATAAGAAAGCGGATCTGGCGCAAATAGCTGCCAATGCGGTCGTTGCGAGCACAATTTTGAATTCGGATGCATCCTTAACCAAGCGATGA
- a CDS encoding MFS transporter — translation MTEIEKSTFSGYEKFIIAVLATLQFTIVLDFMVLSPLGYILLDKLDITTSQFGFVVSAYAFSAGAAGLLTAGFADKFDRKKMLLFFYTGFMVGTFLCGIAPTYHFLLMARIFTGLFGGVIGSISFAIITDLFPINMRGRVMGFVQMAFASSQVLGIPIGLYLAKEFSWHAPFLMIVGLSVVVGLLIVTYMKPINAHLNIQSQSNAFQHLRKTLSRPEYLQGFAATTLLATGGFMLMPFGTAYGVNNLGIHEAQLPTLYMITGLCMLVFSPFIGKLSDKIGKYKVFLAGSVITCVMTLIYCNLSVTPLWIIIILNVLLFVGITGRMISASALMTAVPEPQDRGAFMGINSSIQQIAGGLAALLAGFIVSETSTGFIEHYPTLGNVVVFAVIVTAFLMYRIDKYVTAKLLSTAPDVVVKPAV, via the coding sequence ATGACAGAAATCGAAAAAAGCACATTCTCCGGCTATGAAAAATTCATCATTGCCGTTCTTGCCACATTACAGTTCACCATTGTCCTCGATTTTATGGTCCTTTCACCATTGGGCTATATTCTCCTTGACAAGCTTGATATCACCACAAGTCAGTTTGGATTTGTGGTTTCCGCATATGCGTTCAGCGCAGGAGCGGCCGGGTTGCTTACTGCCGGATTTGCAGATAAGTTTGATCGCAAAAAAATGCTCCTGTTCTTCTATACGGGCTTTATGGTCGGCACTTTTCTGTGTGGCATCGCTCCTACTTATCACTTTTTGCTTATGGCGCGTATTTTCACCGGACTTTTCGGAGGCGTGATCGGTTCCATCAGCTTTGCTATTATTACTGATCTATTTCCCATCAACATGCGGGGACGTGTGATGGGATTTGTTCAAATGGCTTTTGCCAGCAGTCAGGTTTTGGGAATTCCCATCGGACTTTACCTTGCCAAGGAATTCAGCTGGCATGCACCGTTTCTGATGATCGTTGGATTAAGCGTAGTTGTCGGCTTGCTGATTGTGACTTATATGAAACCTATTAACGCACATTTAAATATCCAGAGTCAAAGCAACGCATTTCAGCATTTGCGAAAAACATTATCCCGTCCCGAATATTTGCAGGGTTTTGCGGCGACTACATTATTGGCAACGGGTGGGTTTATGCTGATGCCTTTCGGAACTGCTTATGGTGTCAACAACCTGGGCATCCACGAAGCGCAACTGCCAACATTATATATGATCACCGGACTTTGCATGCTGGTATTTAGTCCGTTCATTGGCAAGCTCAGCGACAAGATTGGGAAGTACAAAGTTTTCCTTGCGGGCTCAGTGATCACCTGCGTGATGACCCTCATTTACTGCAATCTGAGTGTGACGCCGCTTTGGATCATTATTATTTTGAATGTGCTGCTTTTTGTTGGCATCACCGGCAGAATGATCTCAGCTTCCGCGCTCATGACAGCCGTTCCCGAGCCGCAAGACCGCGGTGCATTTATGGGAATCAACTCCTCAATCCAGCAAATTGCCGGAGGACTCGCAGCGCTTCTGGCAGGATTTATCGTCTCGGAAACCAGCACCGGATTTATTGAACATTATCCAACATTAGGAAATGTGGTTGTCTTCGCTGTAATCGTTACGGCATTTTTAATGTATAGAATTGATAAATACGTTACAGCAAAACTTCTCTCGACTGCACCGGATGTTGTGGTGAAGCCTGCTGTGTAG
- a CDS encoding ParA family protein, with protein MKIISIVNNKGGVGKTTSAQSIAAGLSKFANARVLVIDLDAQASLTKSFGIQHAGLKKDSGSFITGEYEFDEIVKRVGDIDVLPGSAELIHREDTIKAAPIFPFNLKIALEKIKDRYDFVIIDCPPALYGNTRLALVSCHQYYVPLQAEFLSYEGLRNFLVYSAEIKKISPSTNLGGVFATRYNPKIRKKISHELISATKEQLGDVFMASYIRDNVALSEAQANGTTIFDYAPNSNGAEDYYKLTREILERINN; from the coding sequence ATGAAAATCATTAGTATTGTCAACAACAAAGGCGGTGTGGGAAAGACCACTTCGGCTCAAAGTATTGCTGCCGGTCTCAGCAAATTTGCCAATGCAAGAGTGTTGGTAATCGATCTGGATGCGCAGGCTAGTCTTACCAAAAGTTTCGGCATTCAACATGCCGGGCTTAAAAAAGACAGCGGCTCGTTCATCACCGGCGAATATGAATTTGATGAGATCGTCAAGCGGGTTGGGGATATTGATGTGTTGCCGGGATCGGCAGAATTGATACACCGTGAAGACACGATCAAGGCGGCTCCGATCTTTCCTTTCAACCTCAAAATTGCGTTGGAAAAAATAAAGGACCGTTACGATTTTGTGATCATTGACTGCCCGCCTGCTTTATACGGAAATACGCGATTGGCCCTGGTTTCATGCCATCAGTATTACGTCCCGTTGCAGGCCGAGTTTTTGAGTTATGAAGGTCTTCGCAATTTCTTAGTTTACTCTGCCGAGATCAAGAAAATTAGCCCGAGTACGAACCTGGGTGGTGTGTTTGCAACGAGATACAACCCTAAGATCAGAAAGAAGATCAGTCATGAACTGATCAGTGCAACGAAGGAACAACTTGGCGACGTATTTATGGCGTCCTATATCCGTGATAACGTTGCGCTTTCCGAAGCGCAGGCAAACGGAACAACCATATTTGATTACGCACCGAACAGCAATGGCGCGGAAGATTATTACAAATTGACCAGAGAAATTTTAGAACGAATTAATAACTGA
- a CDS encoding polysaccharide deacetylase family protein, which translates to MKHIFLSISLFLFALACQAQQPAPRLIVRGDDMGYSHSGNLALLKCFKEGFQTSIEVIVPSPWFPEAVQMLKDNPGADIGIHLALTSEWDNVKWRPVSDCPSLVDEDGYFYPMVRANKNYPKRAIMENSWKIEDVEKEFRAQIELALKKLPTITHFSSHMGCTGISEEVRALTKKLAKEYKIPIDPEPANVSYIGYEGPHKTPGEKIDSFIKMLDKLQPGKTYMFVDHPGLNDAELQAIHHIGYEDVAADRQGVTDLFTSAKVKAAIKEKKITLIGYKDLAK; encoded by the coding sequence ATGAAACACATTTTCCTTTCGATTTCGCTGTTTTTATTTGCACTGGCATGCCAGGCACAGCAGCCAGCGCCGCGACTGATTGTTCGTGGTGATGATATGGGTTACTCACATTCGGGCAACCTCGCGCTTTTGAAATGTTTCAAGGAAGGTTTTCAAACATCCATTGAAGTGATCGTGCCATCGCCGTGGTTTCCGGAAGCGGTGCAAATGCTGAAAGACAACCCCGGTGCTGACATTGGCATTCACCTTGCACTGACCAGCGAATGGGATAATGTCAAGTGGCGGCCGGTTTCGGATTGCCCAAGCCTTGTTGATGAAGACGGTTATTTTTATCCCATGGTGCGCGCCAATAAAAATTATCCCAAACGCGCCATCATGGAAAACAGCTGGAAGATTGAAGATGTGGAAAAAGAGTTCAGGGCGCAAATTGAACTGGCATTAAAAAAACTGCCCACTATCACGCACTTTTCGTCGCATATGGGCTGCACGGGCATTTCCGAAGAAGTAAGAGCATTGACCAAAAAGCTGGCAAAAGAATACAAAATCCCCATTGATCCCGAACCCGCGAATGTCAGCTATATCGGTTATGAAGGACCACACAAGACTCCCGGAGAAAAAATAGATAGCTTCATTAAAATGCTGGATAAGCTACAACCCGGCAAAACTTATATGTTTGTGGACCACCCCGGGCTCAATGATGCAGAATTACAAGCCATCCACCATATCGGCTATGAAGATGTGGCTGCGGACCGCCAGGGCGTGACTGATCTTTTTACAAGCGCAAAGGTCAAAGCTGCCATTAAAGAAAAGAAGATTACTTTGATCGGGTATAAGGACTTGGCGAAGTGA
- a CDS encoding DUF1501 domain-containing protein: protein MENHHHEEPFRINSPEFDILNKKLERRNFLVKTSLGLGALAIGSLFGAQKLLGSGAAATSEGAASLEEKVLKALPHIAPKAKRVVYLFMAGGPSQFETFDYKPKLVSMAGQNLPDSVRKGQRLTGMSANQSSLPVVPSIYGFNQHGKSGTWVSELMPYTAKVVDELCMIKSIYSEAINHDPAITFFQTGNQLPGRPSIGSWVSYGLGTDNQNLPSFIVLVSKNGSKDQPLYARLWGNGFLPSKHQGVQFRSGKDPVLFLNNPEGYDGADRKEMLDYLAKLNQLQNEPYGDPEVDARIAQYEMAFRMQTSVPEVMDTAGEPDEIFELYGPDSRDSGTYAANCILARKLLEKDVKFVQLYHQGWDNHGGLPKGIAHQCKNTDQATAALIMDLKRRGLLDDTLVVWGGEFGRTVYSQGKLTAEDYGRDHHPRCFTMWMAGAGVKPGISFGETDDFSYNILKDPVHVHDFQATLMHLMGVDHEQLTYKFQGRRFRLTDVHGHVVKSILT from the coding sequence ATGGAAAATCACCATCATGAAGAACCTTTCAGGATCAACAGCCCTGAATTTGATATACTGAATAAAAAGCTGGAAAGGCGCAATTTCCTGGTTAAAACCTCACTGGGGCTGGGTGCACTGGCGATTGGATCGTTGTTTGGCGCCCAAAAACTTTTAGGTTCAGGGGCAGCCGCCACTTCCGAAGGCGCTGCAAGTTTGGAAGAAAAGGTGCTGAAAGCATTGCCGCACATTGCCCCCAAAGCGAAAAGAGTAGTTTACCTGTTCATGGCAGGCGGTCCTTCGCAGTTTGAGACATTCGATTATAAGCCAAAACTGGTCAGTATGGCTGGCCAGAACCTGCCGGATTCGGTTAGAAAAGGCCAAAGGTTAACGGGCATGAGCGCAAACCAGAGTTCATTGCCAGTTGTTCCGTCGATTTACGGATTCAACCAGCATGGCAAAAGCGGGACTTGGGTGAGTGAATTAATGCCTTATACGGCTAAGGTTGTGGACGAGTTATGCATGATCAAATCGATTTATTCCGAGGCGATTAACCATGATCCGGCGATCACATTTTTTCAGACGGGAAACCAGCTGCCAGGCAGGCCTTCCATTGGCTCCTGGGTTAGCTATGGGTTGGGGACGGATAATCAGAACCTTCCATCATTCATTGTTTTGGTTTCTAAAAACGGCTCCAAAGACCAGCCGTTGTATGCCAGACTTTGGGGAAACGGATTTTTGCCATCCAAACATCAGGGTGTTCAGTTCAGGTCTGGAAAAGATCCGGTGCTTTTTTTGAACAATCCCGAAGGTTATGACGGTGCAGACAGGAAAGAAATGCTGGATTATCTGGCCAAACTCAACCAGCTTCAAAACGAGCCTTATGGCGATCCCGAAGTGGATGCGCGCATTGCGCAATATGAGATGGCATTCCGCATGCAAACGTCTGTGCCCGAAGTGATGGATACGGCGGGAGAACCCGATGAAATCTTTGAATTGTATGGACCCGATAGCCGCGATTCCGGCACTTATGCCGCCAACTGCATTCTGGCACGCAAGCTTTTGGAGAAAGATGTCAAATTCGTTCAGCTTTATCATCAGGGCTGGGATAACCACGGCGGATTACCCAAAGGCATCGCGCACCAATGCAAAAATACGGATCAGGCAACGGCTGCATTGATCATGGATTTGAAACGCAGGGGTTTATTGGACGACACACTCGTGGTTTGGGGAGGTGAATTTGGCCGGACGGTTTATTCGCAGGGCAAACTAACCGCCGAAGATTACGGCCGGGACCACCATCCGCGCTGTTTCACCATGTGGATGGCCGGAGCGGGGGTAAAGCCGGGGATCAGCTTTGGTGAGACGGATGATTTTAGTTATAACATTTTGAAAGATCCGGTGCATGTGCATGATTTTCAGGCAACGCTAATGCATTTAATGGGCGTGGACCATGAGCAACTAACCTATAAATTTCAGGGCCGCAGATTCAGGCTGACGGATGTGCATGGCCATGTTGTGAAGAGCATTCTGACTTAA
- a CDS encoding TetR/AcrR family transcriptional regulator codes for MRTRDINKETVIREKAIEMIVEHGFEGLSMHKLAKAAGVSVATIYIYFKDREDLIQQLYAEEMQKMVEATLRDFDPESHFDEGLKVQWLNRMNYCFENPYSMFFTEQVKHSPLVDRSNIDTRFLNAMHRFVHRAIERNEIIPLPVEIYWSIAFAPLYQLVKFHIAKSSMPGRPPFILDEEKINLTLSLVIKALKP; via the coding sequence TTGAGAACCAGGGACATTAACAAGGAAACCGTTATCCGTGAAAAAGCGATCGAAATGATTGTCGAGCACGGATTTGAAGGTTTAAGTATGCATAAGCTTGCCAAAGCGGCCGGCGTTTCGGTGGCGACGATCTATATTTATTTTAAAGACCGCGAAGATCTGATCCAACAGCTGTATGCCGAGGAAATGCAGAAGATGGTTGAAGCAACACTACGTGACTTTGATCCCGAGTCCCATTTTGACGAAGGCTTGAAAGTGCAGTGGCTTAACAGGATGAATTATTGCTTTGAAAATCCGTATAGCATGTTTTTTACAGAGCAAGTGAAGCATTCACCCCTGGTCGACCGCTCCAATATTGACACGCGTTTTCTGAATGCGATGCACAGGTTCGTGCACAGGGCCATTGAAAGGAATGAAATTATCCCGTTGCCGGTTGAGATTTACTGGTCCATTGCCTTTGCGCCGCTATATCAACTGGTAAAATTTCACATTGCAAAATCAAGCATGCCTGGCCGACCGCCATTTATTTTGGATGAGGAGAAGATAAATCTAACATTAAGCCTGGTTATCAAGGCTTTAAAACCTTAA
- a CDS encoding M64 family metallopeptidase, with product MTRLFTLALFLFSCCNCFSQKFKVDTIYKHGSIDNRVNVVILGDGFTQAELPKFTEEAAKFADFFLNYAPYNAYRNYFNFFSIATPSKESGVTNPGNAPDAYPDQPVGKKDTYYGATFGEYIHRLVVAQNYQRLTDVLGYNFPMADLVVMLVNTPFYGGSGGGIAVHTLHSTANTIGVHEIGHTFSFLNDEYWAGPQYGWEAANMTAISDPANVKWKNWLNETNIGVFPHGYGEAAKWFKPTHANCLMEYLDRPFCAVCKEATAERILQIVNPIDRASPEITEDIVLEAEPQTFRLELVEPEPNSLKVEWLLDEKLIKTGNAISLSAADMQESTGKLIASVFDTTLLSRREKMEDQRTRSVQWNLVKSDAPQAFKLKTSDSSICPGEFSVITASGCKGNVSWSTGQTDLSIRVTPKETAHYSATCKTAGLPDSTLRAQIIVFAKPEATATNTGPYFEQATIEIAASGGLQYFWTGPNDYSSQVQVSLIENATVANAGTYEVRVIDLNGCSDTASTEVKVDPILAVENPSSALVQVSPNPAKGFVKVTTKLTGKSIFTLFDITGRKVLDKNFEGQTEVDLHKSTGVYLYRFSNGGREVTGKLLIE from the coding sequence ATGACCAGACTTTTTACCCTCGCACTTTTTTTATTCTCTTGTTGCAATTGCTTTTCTCAGAAGTTCAAGGTTGATACGATTTACAAGCATGGGTCGATTGATAACCGGGTTAATGTGGTCATTCTGGGGGATGGTTTTACGCAGGCGGAGCTTCCGAAGTTTACAGAAGAGGCTGCGAAATTTGCCGATTTCTTTCTCAACTATGCGCCGTATAATGCTTACCGCAATTATTTCAACTTCTTCTCCATTGCTACGCCTTCCAAAGAAAGCGGTGTGACCAATCCGGGAAATGCGCCGGATGCTTATCCAGACCAGCCGGTTGGCAAAAAAGACACTTATTATGGTGCCACTTTTGGCGAATACATTCATCGGTTGGTGGTTGCACAGAATTATCAGAGGCTTACTGATGTGCTCGGTTATAATTTTCCGATGGCCGATCTGGTGGTGATGCTGGTCAATACACCTTTTTATGGCGGTTCTGGCGGTGGGATTGCGGTTCATACACTACATTCAACGGCAAACACGATCGGAGTGCACGAGATCGGGCATACATTTTCGTTCCTGAACGATGAATATTGGGCGGGGCCGCAATATGGCTGGGAGGCTGCGAATATGACCGCTATCAGTGATCCGGCAAATGTTAAATGGAAAAACTGGCTTAACGAAACCAACATCGGCGTATTTCCGCATGGTTACGGAGAAGCGGCAAAGTGGTTCAAGCCAACGCATGCAAATTGCCTGATGGAATATCTAGACCGTCCGTTTTGCGCGGTTTGCAAGGAAGCAACGGCTGAGCGGATCTTGCAAATTGTGAACCCAATTGATCGCGCATCGCCGGAAATTACGGAAGATATTGTGCTGGAAGCGGAGCCCCAAACATTCAGACTTGAACTGGTCGAACCGGAGCCGAACAGCCTGAAAGTGGAATGGTTGCTGGATGAAAAATTGATTAAGACCGGAAATGCGATCAGCTTGTCTGCGGCTGATATGCAGGAGAGCACCGGTAAATTAATCGCCTCTGTTTTTGATACGACGCTTTTGAGCAGGCGAGAAAAGATGGAAGACCAGCGTACCCGGAGCGTTCAGTGGAATTTGGTTAAAAGTGATGCCCCGCAGGCCTTCAAATTAAAAACTTCGGATTCCAGCATTTGTCCGGGCGAATTCAGTGTGATTACTGCATCGGGTTGCAAAGGAAATGTGAGCTGGTCTACGGGGCAAACCGATCTTTCTATTCGTGTAACACCCAAAGAAACAGCCCATTATTCAGCCACCTGCAAAACTGCGGGATTGCCTGATTCAACATTGCGAGCTCAGATTATCGTTTTTGCGAAGCCAGAGGCGACGGCAACAAACACCGGGCCGTATTTTGAACAAGCAACCATTGAAATTGCTGCCAGCGGCGGGCTGCAATATTTCTGGACGGGACCAAATGATTACTCATCGCAAGTGCAGGTTTCGCTGATCGAAAATGCAACTGTGGCCAATGCCGGCACTTATGAAGTAAGGGTGATTGATTTAAATGGCTGTTCTGACACCGCCAGTACGGAAGTAAAAGTGGATCCGATACTCGCTGTTGAGAATCCGTCCAGCGCACTGGTGCAGGTTTCGCCTAATCCCGCAAAAGGCTTTGTGAAAGTGACAACGAAGCTTACCGGGAAATCGATTTTTACATTGTTCGATATCACAGGCCGGAAAGTGCTGGATAAGAATTTCGAAGGGCAAACCGAAGTGGATCTTCACAAAAGCACTGGAGTGTATTTATATCGGTTCAGTAATGGCGGGCGGGAGGTTACAGGCAAGTTGCTGATCGAATGA